Within Thermococcus indicus, the genomic segment CTGCGATAGGACTTGCCCTCGCCCTTAACAAGCGCACCCGCATCGTTGTAACCGCCCCCGAGCCGGAGAACGTCCAGGCCCTCTTCCGCTTCGCAAAGCGCGCCCTCGAGAGACTGGGCTTTAAGCCTCACGTCGTGGAGGAGAAGGGCCTAATAAAGGAGCTCTACGCGAGGAAGATTGGACTGCGCTATTACCCGCCGGCCGAGGGATACCGCAAGAGCGCCGACCTCTACATCCTGGACGAGGCCGCTGGAATCCACGTTCCCATACTCCGCAGGTACCTCGACAAGCCCCGCGTCGTTTACTCCTCCACGATTCACGGCTACGAGGGAGCCGGAAGGGGATTCTCGGTCAAGTTCCTGAAGAAGGCCCGTGAGAAGCGCAGGTTCAGTGAGCTTCACATGGACGAGCCGATACGCTATGCGGAAGGTGACCCCATCGAGAAGTGGCTCTTCGACGTCCTCCTGCTCGATGCGGAGCCGGTTGAGCTCACGGAGGAAGATTACAGGCTGATAAAGAACGGCGAGGTGTACTTTGAGGAGCCCGACCTCGATGACTGGTTTGAAAAGGACCGGGAAGACCTCAGGAACTTCGTCGGTATCTACATCCTCGCCCACTACCGCAACAGGCCGAGCGATGTGGCCCTGCTCGCCGATGCGCCGCACCATGAAGCGAGGGTTCTCCGCCTCAAGAACGGCAAGATAGTGACGGCGATTCAGATAGCCAGGGAAGGTAACATCCCCAAAAAGGTCGTCGAGAAGATGGTCAAGGGCTACAAGCCGCGCGGCAACATAATCCCCGACATGATGGTCAAGCACCACATGCTCAAGGAGTTCGCCAAGCTGAAGGGCTACCGCATCGTCCGCATAGCCACGCATCCAGACGCGATGGACATGGGGCTGGGCAGCAAAGCCCTTGAGCTCCTTGAAAAGGAAGCGCGTGAGAAGGGCCTCGACTGGATTGGCTCCGGATTCGGTGCAAGTGAAGAGCTTGCCCGCTTCTGGGTCAGGAACGGCTTCGCGGTGGTGCACCTCAGCCCGGCGAGGAACCCTGTCAGCGGTGAGTTCACCGCGATAGTCCTCAAGCCGATAAGCGAAAGGGCGAAGAGGCTCATTCGCCAGGCCAGCGATGAGTTTAGAATCAGGCTCACGGAGTGGCTGGGCGACACCCACAGGGAGCTTGAGCCCGAGATAGCGCGCTGGCTTTTCGAAACCCCCTTCGGTGAGGCCGTGGATTATCAGATACACCTCACTGACGTCCAGAAGAAGAGACTGGACGCCTTCACGGGCAAGGTTCTCACCTACGACACCGTGCTCGACGCGGTCAAGCCGATAGTGAAGCTCTACTTCCTGGACGGCTGGATGAAGCCCTACCTAGACGAGAGGCAGATAAAGCTCCTGATCTACCGCGTGCTCCAGGCCCACAGCTGGGAGGAGACCGCGAAGCTCATAGACAGAACCGAAACCTTCACCATGATAGAGGTGCGCGACATCATCAGGGGCCTCTGGTACTACTACAAGCGGCTCCTTTAAGTCCCTCTTTTTTGTGCGGCTTGTATCCCCGCACTCGATAACGACATACGATTTCCGGGAATCAACCTTTTTATAGGATTGTCCCGTAGGTAGGGTGTATCACTCTGATCGCGTGATTGATTGGACAATTTCAACGGTGACTCCCTATGGCGGGCAGCAACTGGGAGCGGATAATATCGATGACGAAGGATGGGATGAAGAGCATCGGAATGATGCGGCGAAAGATGAGCCGGGGAAAGAGGATAGCCCTTCTCATTGATGGCCCGAACATTCTTCGCAAGGAGTTCGGGATAAAGCTCGAGGACATAGTCGAGGCCCTTGAGGGACTCGGCGACCTGCGCGTTGCCAAGGTTGTTCTCAACCAGTACGCCCCGCAGGGACTCATCGAAGCCGTCTCGAACCAGGGGTTCGACACCATGGTCGTCTCCGGTGAGACCGGGGTGAAGCTCGCGGTGGAGGCGATGCGCGAGATATACAACCCGAACATCGATGCCATAGCCATAGCAACCCGAAATGCGGAGTTCCTCCCGGTCATCCTCAAGGCCAAGGAGAAGGGCAAGGAGACGATAGTGCTCGGCATAGAGCCGGGCTTTTCCGCGGCCCTCAAGCACGCGGCGGACTACACGATAATCCTGAACCCAAAGGGTGATGAGGAATGAAGGAGACCCTCTTCAAGGTGCTCCGCAGGGGCGAAAAGGAGGTCGAGGCCGAGCCCCCCAAGCACGTGAGGGGCAAGAGCATTGGCCTGATAATCGACGGTCCGAATATTCTCCGCAAGGAGTTCGGGATAAAGCTCGAGGACATAGTGGAAGCGCTTGAGAGGATAGGCAAGATACGCGTTGCCAAGGTTGTTCTCAACCAGTACGCCCCCCAGGGACTCATCGAAGCCGTCGTCAATCAGGGACTCGAGCCGATAATCGTCGCCGGTGACACGGACGTCAGGATAGCGATAGAGGCGATGGAGCTCATCTACAACTCGGACGTCGAGGTCATCGCCCTGGCCACCCGCGATGCGGACTTTCTCCCCCTCATCAACGAGGCCAAACGTAAAGGCAAAGAGACCATAGCCATAGGCGTTGAACCCGGCTTTTCAGTAGCCCTTCAGAACGCGGCCGACTACGTGATAAGGATGGAGGGGAAGGGCACCGAGGGACACGGGTTCAAATAAACTTTTAAGCACTCTTTCCAGTCCTGTTCTGGTGAGAGAGTTGATAGTTGAAATAATCCTCTTCGCCGTGGGTCTGGTCCTTCTCATCAAGGGTAGCGATTACTTCGTGGAGGCGGCCTCCCGCGTCGCCAAGGGGTTCGGCGTCAGCGAGTTCATAATAGCACTCGTCCTCGCGAGCATCGCCACCACACTGCCGGAGGTAACGGTCTCTGCCATATCATCATACCAGGGAAACCCCGACATCGCCCTGGGAAACGCCATAGGGAGCGCCCTCGCCAACATAGCCCTCATCCTCGGGGTCTCGGCCCTGATAATGCCCCTCAGCGTTGAGAGAACCGCCTGGAAAAACGCCCTCTTCATGGTGGCCGTCACCGCCTACGCGGGCCTGCTCATGCACGACGGGACCATAAGCCGGCTCGACGGTGCCAGCCTCATACTCATCTACTTCGGCTTCCTCTACTACCTCTACCGGAAGCATATGACGCTCGAGGAACTCCCCGAGGGCGGAACCCGCGACCCCCGCAGGGATGCCCTGATAATGCTCGGAAGCGGTCTGGTCGTGGTCATCGGCGCCAAACTGGTCGTGGACAGCGCCGTAACGATAGCCAGGGCATACGGTGTTCCGGAAATCGTAATCGGTCTGACGATGGTGTCCATAGGAACCTCCCTGCCGGAGCTCACGAACTCCCTCATGGCCACCCTCAAGAGGCTGCCCAACATAAGCGTCGGCAACATAATCGGCGCCAACATACTCGACGTGCTCATGGTCATAGGAATAGCGTCCCTGATAAACCCCATAAAGGTGGATGTGACGGTTTACACCTTCACCCTGCCGCTGACCCTCCTCGTTATGGGGCTCCTAACCGCCGTCCTGAGGCTCACGGGGAGGATAGACAGGGTTACCGCGGGTGTTTTTCTGGCTGTGTACGCCTACTTCCTGTACGCCTACACCACCGGGGCCGTAAGCCTTTGATCCCTTTCTCAACTTTTTCCGACTTCCCGAAACTGGGAAGCAAAGATTTATTAATCCGGTTATTACCCCATTATTGGGAATCAAAACCGAGTATTTGGAGGTGTTGTCATGAGGAAGCTTGGTGCGTTCCTCGCCGTGCTGCTGCTCCTGGGGCTCCTGGTTCCAAAACCGGTCGCGGCTGAAGAAACGCTGACGGTTTACTCCTACGACAGTATCGAGTGGTGGATGAAGGAGATAGTGCCGATATTCGAGCAGAAGTACGGGGTCAAGGTGAACCTCGTCCTCATCGGTGACGCTGGCGAGGTTCTAAACCGGCTCATCCTTGAGAAGGACAATCCCCAGGCCGACGTCGTTGTGGGCATAGACAACAGCTACCTGGCGAAGGCCATAGACGCGGGTGTGCTGGAGCCGTACAAGCCGGCCAACGCCGACGTAATTCCGGACTGGATCGTTGAGAAGTTCGACCCAACCTACCACCTCACGCCCTACGACTACGGCTTCATAGCCATCAACTACCGCAAGGACATGGTCCAGAACCCGCCGACCAGCCTTGAAGACCTCACCAAGCCGGAGTGGAAGGGCAAGCTGATAATCGAAGACCCGCGCACGAGCTCGCCGGGAATGGCATTCCTCCTCTGGACGATAGCGGTCTACGGCGACGACTGGCTCTACTACTGGGAGAAACTGAAGGAGAACGACGTTCAGATAGTCAAGGGCTGGAGCGAGGCGTGGGGTGCGTTCAGCGAGGGTGAGTACCCGCTCGTCCTCAGCTACGCCACCTCCCCCGCCGCCACTGTTTACTACGACAACAACACCAACGTCGGAGCCGTCGCCTTCAGGGAGGGCAACTACCTCCAGATAGAGGGTGCCGGAATCGTCAAGGGGGCCAGGAACAGGGAACTGGCGGAGAAGTTCATCGAGTTCCTCATCAGTGCCGAGGCTCAGGAGAAGCTCCCCCTCAACCAGTGGATGTACCCCGTTAACGGGGACGTTGAGCTCCCTGAGGTCTTCCAGTACGCGGTTAAGGTGGATAAGCCCGTCGCAATAGACTCCAGGGAGATAGAGACCAACTACGAGACCTGGCTCACGCAGTGGACCCAGCTCATGGTCGAGGGCAAGAGCCCGGATGAGATACTCGGGAAGACGACCACCGAAACCGGCGGAGAAAACGACAACACCGGCATATGCGGACCGGCCCTGATGGTTGGCCTCGCCGTGCTCCCGCTCCTCCTCAGGAGGAGGCGGTGAGGTTTCTTCCTTTTCTCATTTAGTGTTTTGTATCTACAGTTCAGAATGCCAGGTCACAGCCTACAAAAACCTTTATTATAAATCCTTCCGCAAGAGACTATCGGTGGGAGAATGGCCAAATTTGACGGTTATGAACTCATACTGGAGACTCCGGAAGAGCTCCAGAATTTCGTAAAGGCACTCGAAAAAGCCAAGGAGCGAAATCCCAGAGAGGTAGAAGATACAGTCAAGAGAGCCTTGGCTATTGTGGGTATTGTCTGAATTCTTCAAGCCTTATACTTCCGGTTAAGGCTCTTCTAACAGCCTCGGCCTCAGTGACTTTTCTCTTTTTCAAGCCTCGCCGTTCACGGCGGGGTGCATTGTTCGAAAATTTAGTGGTTGAGCAGGAAAGCAAAAGAAAGGTTTAAATACTTGTATGTATTAATACTTAATGGTGAGAGCATGGGAGTCATAACTGTTTCCGTTGATGATGAGGTCGAGGAGAGGTTTAGAAAGCTCGTGGCAAAGAAGTATGGACGGATTAGGGGGGCATTGGGAGTGGCAATTACTGAAGCTATGAAGCTCTGGATTGAAAAAGTTGAGCGGGAAGAAAAATGAAGCGGACAGTAACAGTAAAACTACAACCTTCAAAAGAGCAGGAAAAAACACTTTTTGAATTAGCCCACGCTTCAGCAGTAATCTGGAACAAACTCAACTACCAGAGGCTCAAACAGTTCGAAGAATTCGGCAAAATAGACTTTTCAACAACTGAAAAAGAAGCCTATCACGAGTTAAAAAACTGGATTGGTGGCTCGACAGTTCAACAATTGGCCAGAAAGAACGCTGAAGCTTGGAGGAGTTTCTTCTCACTCAACAGGAAGAAAAAGAATGGAGAACTCCCCGAATGGTTCAAGCCAAAACCACCAAAATTCGTCAGGGAAAAGAACGGCAGAAAACTCTTTGTAATTCCCCTCAGGAACGACCAGTATCGGATTAAGGGAAACGTTATCGAATTGAGACGCCTCGGCAAATTTGGGAAACTTGAAATCCAGTTCAAAGGAAGAATACACTTGAAGGGCAAGCAGGGACGCTTAGAAATCACTTATGACGAGGTAAAGGGAAAGTGGTATGCTCACATTAGCTTTACGGTAGAGGAAAAACTTGAGGGTAACGAATGGGTGTGCGTTCCGAGGCAACCAAAAGGAAGTCTCTCAGCAGGGATAGACTTGGGAGTGAACAATTTAATGGCAGTTTACGTTGAAAATGGTCAGAGTTTCCTCGTGAACGGAAAGCCTCTCAAAAGCATTGACTTCTACTGGCGGAGGAAGATTGGTAATTACCAGTCCAAACTTAACAAATCTGGAGCCAAAACGGGTAGAAAGCTCAGGAAAATGCACGAAAAGGCCAAACTTCAGGCCAAACACTACATTAACACTGCCGTAAGGCAAACCGTGAGAAGGCTTTACGAGTTGGGCGTTTCTAAAATCGTCGTGGGTTATCCGAAAGGCATTGCAAGAAACTCCGACAAGGGTAAAAAGCAAAACTTCATCCTCTCCCATGTCTGGCGGTTTAATTACGTAATTAAACGTCTCAAGGAAGTTGCGGAGGAGTATGGTATTCAGGTTTTGGTTGTGGATGAGGCTTTCACTTCGAAAACTTGCCCCCTCTGTGGCCAACGCCATGAGAGTGCTCGCTTTGTTAGGGGTTTATTCAAGTGCCACAGAGAGGGCGTTGTTATGAATGCCGACCTTGTTGGGGCGTTTAATATTTTAAAGAAGGCGGTAAAAACCATAACCCCGAGCCTTCCGATCTTATCGGGAGGTAGGGGTAACGGGGGGAAGACCCTCCCTGAGGGGCTGAAAGCCCACTTTTTAGTGGGTTTGAATGAGACCCCTCAAACCTCCCTGCCATTGGCGAGGGGTTAACTCGTTGGAACCCTCGCCCTTCAGGGCGGGTAGGAGGTCAGAAAGGGATAAAACAGTTCATAGGTGCTACCCGCGGAAACAATCTGAAACCCCGCTGCAAGGGGATTCTTTTTATGGTCAAGGTAAAACTTCTTGGCAACTTCCTTTTTTGCATGGAGGGACAAACCAATTCCACCGATTTGAGCAGCATAAAGAACTGCATAGGGCTTGATGACCTTCGCTAGTATTTCACCACCCACACCCATTCCACGGTATTCCCTCTGGATGCCAAACTGTCCAAGGAGTATTGTGGGCACGGAAGAATATTTAATATCCATCCCCAAAAGCTCCACAAGCCGAGTCCGTAACTCTTCAACGAGCATCCTTTTGTTTTCGGCGTATTATCGCGGATTTTAAGGCTAACAATAAACGGGGAAAGCGTGAAATATGATATCAGAGAATCCTCATGCAGGATGACAAAGACGGTAGAAAGACACCGCTCATGAGATTTCCATGCCATATTCCTTGCAAACTCCGTCTGTTCTTCCCCACCCTCGCCGGAGTCAAAAGACCTTATTAACTCCACATGGTCCGTTCTCAGAAACTCAACGCGAACTATTCCTCCGAGTGTCTCTAATTCAACCTCGTATGGCTTTAGCATCATGACACCGGATATTACAAACCACTTCCCATTTAAGTAAATTACGGAGGGAGATGTTACTTCACTCCAAGTTTACTATCAATCAAGAATGGCGGGCCCGGCGGGATTCGAACCCGCGACCTTCGGCTTAGAAGGCCGACGCCCTATCCTGCTAGGCTACGGGCCCTCGGGCTAATGGTCTTGGGAGAGTTTTATAAAAGTTGTGGTGGGAGCAGGCTCACGGATACAGCCTGCTCGGTGTCCTCGGGAACAGGGTTGCCCAGCGGACGTGGTCGAGCTTCAGCACCCAGGCGACGAGCCTCTCAAGGCCGAGGCCGAAGCCGCTGTGCGGAACGCTGCCGTACTTCCTGAGGTCGAGATACCACTCGTAGTCCTCCGGCTTCATGCCCTCCTCCAGAATCCTCTGCACGAGCTTGTTGTAGTCGTCCTCACGCTGGGAACCGCCGATGATCTCGCCATAGCCTTCTGGAGCAAGCATGTCCGCGGCGAGAACCTTGCGCGGATCCTCCGGGTCCTCCTTCATGTAGAACGCCTTAATGCCCTTTGGATAGCCGTAAACGAAGAACGGGGCCTCGAACTCCTGGGTCAAAATGCGCTCCTCGTCTGCGCCCATGTCCTCGCCCCACTCTATCTCGACGCCCTTGCTCTGGAGGATGTCTATGGCCTCGTCGTAGCTCACCCTCGGGAAGGGCGGAACCGCGTTCTTGAGCGTGGTCAAGTCCTTCCGGAAGGTCTCAACTTCGCTCCTCCTGAGCTCCAGGGTGCGCTGAACCATGTAGCTGACGAGCTCCTCCTCGACCTTCATGATGTCCTGGAGGTCCATCCAGGCGGCCTCGAGCTCAAGGTGCCAGAACTCGGTGAGGTGCCTCCTGGTCCTGCTTTTCTCCGCTCTAAAGCTCGGCGTGAGTGACCAGACCTTTTCGAGGCCGAAGATGGCGGCCTCAAGGTAGAGCTGGGCCGACTGACTGAGGTAGGCCGTCCTGTCGAAGTACTTGAGCTTGAAGAGCGTCGCTCCTCCCTCAACGGCACCGGTGACGAGTATCGGCGGGAAGACCTCGTACCAGCCGTCCTGGAGGAGCCATTCTCTAGCCGCTTGCATCATTGTCGCCTTGACCTTCATTATCGCGGCGACCTTGGGTGAGTGAAGGTGCAGGTGCCTGACGTCGAGAAGGAACTCCTCGCTCGCGTCCTTCGTTATCGGGAAGAAGTCCACGTTCTGCACGATCTCAATTCTGTCCGCCTGAATCTCAACACCGGTGGGCGCGCGGGGGTCGGCTTTGACGGTGCCCTCGATGATGACGCTCGACTCTATGCCCGCCTTTTTGGCCATTTCGTAGGCTCCCTCACTCAGCTCTTTCTTAAATATTGCCTGAACTATCCCGGTCGAGTCGCGGAGGACTATGAAGACCTTCTTTCCCACTTCCCTCTTTCTGTAAACCCATCCTGCGAGCTTGACGCGTTTACCTTCCATATCGGGCTGAACATCGACACAGTAAATCTTATCAATCATCCTTACCACCTCCAGAGGCTTTGAAGGGGGCTTTATAACGGTAGCGATTTGGAGCAACGGCTCCCAGAAGAGCGTCAATTCGGCCACAGGGTGACCGTCCCAATCCCGAGTCTGACGATTATCAGTAGTGGCATGGGGGATATTCGGAACGTTCTCCATTTAAATCCTTTGGGCAATTTTATGTCGATATGTCAAAATATTTAAGTATCTGCGCGTCAGATGTCCAAAAGGTGATGGGATGTTCGCACTTATAGGAACCGCCGTCGATGTGGAGTCCGTCAGAAGGAACGCCGCGGTGATAGTGGAAGACGGGTTCATCCAGGACGTCATCCCCCAGGAAAGGGTCGGTGAATACGCCGTTGATGAAGTTTACGGGGGAGACGGTTACATAATCCTGCCCGGCCTTATCAACGCCCACACCCACGTGGCGATGGCGCGCTTTAGGGGCCTTGGCGAGGACATACCCATAGAGAGGTGGCTCAGCGACGTTATATGGCCCGCGGAGCTGGAGTGGGAGCCCGGGGACGTTCGCCGCTGGGCGCTCCTCGGAATGGCTGAGGCGCTGGCCAACGGTTCGACGACGATAAACGACCACTACTTCTTCGCCGACGAAATAGCGAAGGCCGCCCAGGAAGTTGGAATAAGGGCCTTCATCGGTCAGACCGTTATGGATACGATTGACTTCCCTATAGCCGCGCCCGAGGGGGGCTTCAGGTTCTTTAATGACTGGGTGGGGAAGGATGAGCTCGTTACCCCCACCCTCGCGCCCCACGCCACCAACATGGTGTCCCTTGAGCTGATGAGGGAAATCGGCGAGTTTGCCCGTGGTAGGAACGCCCTGATTCACGTTCACCTCTCCCAGAGCATGGGGGAGGTGCGGGAGGTCAAACGCCGCTACGGTCTCCCCCCCGTGGAATACCTCGAAAGGGCCGGCGTACTTGGGGACAACCTTATCGGCGTCCACGGTATCTATCTGAGCGATTCCGAGGTTTCCCTCTACGCGAAAAGCGGTGCGACGCTCGTCCATTGCTCCCTGAGCATGACGAAGCTTGAGGGAAGGATAGCTCCGATAATAGAACTCTTTGAGAGGGGAACGAACATCGCCCTCGGAAACGACTCCCCGAATCCGGTGGGCCTGATGGACATGTTCACGGAGATGCGCTTTGCGGCGGTTCTGAACAAGGTCTGGAGGAGAAGAACCGACGTCGCCTCTGCGAGGGAGGTTTTCCGCTGGGCCACGGTCGGGGGTGCAGAGGCCCTTGGGCTGAAGGCGGGCCTCATAAAGCCCGGCTACCTCGCGGATCTAGTCCTGATAAACGCCAGAAAAGCCCAGTTCCTTCCCGGGGAGAACCCGCACTCCCATGTGGTTTACTCGGCCCGGGGAAGCGACGTCGAGCTGGTCATGGTGAACGGGGAGATCGTTTACAGAAACGGCCTGTTCACGAAACTTGGAAAAAGGATGGAGGATCTGTGGGCGGAGTTCAGACCTTCCGGACCATGAGCTTGACGCCGTCCACATCGACGACCTCGACGGTGTCGCCGATCCCCGGCTTCTTGTCCCCCTCGGCCAGCGCTATCCACCTGTCCCCCTCGAGCTCCACTATGTAGTGCTCCTTTCCTATCTCGACGACCTTCCCGCGCTTGCCTTTCAGCTCAAAGGTGTACTTGCCCTTTCCGGCATCCGGGACGTCCCTCCGTATGTACCTTTCAACGAGAATGTAAGTCACCACAGCGGAGATGAGTGCCGCGACGAAGCTTTCGTTGAAATTGACTCCAAAGCCGAGCAGGACACCCATAACGACCATGGCAACCCCTATGGGGGTTATGAAGACGGCCACCATCATGTCGAGGGCTATCACGAGCAGTCCAAGAATCAAAAGGGAAATGGGGAGTAAGTCCATCTCCACCACCGGAATAATTCACTCCACCAGATTCTTAAGCTTTTTCAGTTCGTCCTCTGAAAGATTGGCCGATGCGCTTTTCTCTTTGGGGTCTTCTCCCTTTGGAGGGCTCTGTAGTGGCGTCTCCTTGACCTTCTGGAGTATCCTCAGCAGGCCGATCAGTGCCTCGGTGTCGTACGGGACGATGAGGTTGCCGTACTTGGCCAGCTCGGGCATCTTCTCTATGTACTGGAGTGTTAGGTACTTCTCGTCAGCTTGGCTTAACGCCTCGAGAACCTTCCTTATCGCCTCGGCCTGGCCCTCAGCCACGAGTATCTGCCTCTGCTTCTCTCCCTCTGCCTTGAGTATGGCAGCCTGCTTCTGGCCCTCCGCCTCCTTAATGGCCGCCTCCTTTTTACCCTCGGCGAGGAGTATCATCGCCCTCTTCTCCCTTTCGGCCGTCATCTGCTTGGCCATTGCGTCCTGGATGTCCTTGGGCGGGTCTATGCGCTGTATCTCGACGCGCGTTATCTTGACACCCCAGCGGTCGGTTATCTTGTCAAGCTCTTCCCTCAGCTTGGCGTTGATTATGTCCCTTCCAGAGAGCGTCTCGTCGAGCTCCATCTCACCTATGATGGCACGCAGGTTGGTCTGGGCGAGCTTGATGATGGCCATGAGGAAGTTGCTGACGTTGTAGATGACCTTTACCGGGTCGAGGATCTGGTAGTAAACCACCGCATCGACTGTAACCACGACGTTGTCCTTACAGATGACCTCCTGGGGCGGCACATCGACGACGTGCTCGCGCATGTCCACGACCTTGACGCGCTCCATGAAGGGGATTATGAAGTGTATTCCCGGCTCTAAAATCCTGTTGAACTTTCCTAGCCTCTCCACGAGACCCTTCTGGTACGGGCGGATCACCTTCACGCTCAGCAGGAGCATTATCAAAAGAAAAATCCCTATGATGACCAGCGCCGCTCCGGCAAAGGGCATTACCATCGCCTCCAGTTGTTACTCAAACTTGGAAAGATAAAACTTCTTATAAATATTTTCGTTCAATAATTCACTGAAGAATGTAAGAAAAATGTCCGAATCTAAAATATGGAAAATAAATGTCGGATATGCCTTTGCCCAAACTAAAAATACGAGCCTATTAGACTTCAATTATGCCTCCTTCTCAATTTTGTGCAGCAGGATTCTTAGGGAGTCGATAAACCCTTCAGGTATAACAAGCCCCTCCTCGATGAATAATTGTACCTGCCTTATTGCCTCTTCAAGTTCGGCTCTGTATTTCCTTGTAAACGGTATCAGGTCATAGAGTGCGTTCAAGACTTCCTCCTTATCATTGATTCTCGCTGAAAGTATCGTGTTTTGGATTAGCAGTCTCAGAAGTTCTGAATTAAGTTTCTTAACTTCCAGTTCATCTCTTGTCTTAGTTATCGTCTCTTTTGTGACTCTAAGACTCTCTTTAAGCTTCTCCCTCTCTTTGAGGAGCTCGACCAGCCCTCTGAACTCCTCTAGGAATTCATCCAAGCTCTGATACCTCTTCTCCTTCTGCTTTGCGAGGAGCTTCCCAAACATCTTATCATACTTAGCCAGCGTTAGGTTATACATGGAGGGTGGCTTAGGCTTTATCTCGGGGGTTGTGATTTTTGCCAGGACAACAACGTGGGAACTTCCCTCGTATGGCAATTTGCCTGTTAGAAGCTCGTAAAGAATCACACCGAGTTGGTATATATCGGTTCTGTGGTCTGTATGGCCGTAAGTTCTCTCGTCAATCTGTTCCGGAGCCGCGTACAGCGGTGTTAGGGCCTTCGTGGTTGTAGTTGTGCTTTTTGAGCCGATTTTGGCCAGTCCGAAATCGGTTATCTTTGGCGTCAGATCGCCCTTGAGGAGAATATTCGATGGCTTCAAATCCCTGTGGTAGACCTGCATTGAATGTGCATGTCTCAATCCCTCGGCAATCCCCTCGATGAATTTCAACGCGAGTTTTTCATCAACAGGCTTTGGATAGTGCTCCAAATCCCTGATGAGCTTTCCGTCCATTGTGTACCCTTCGACGAACTCGATTTCAAGGTGAGGTATTGGTTTGTCAAAGGCATTATACAGCTTAACTATGTTGGGATGATCGAGGAGCTTCCAAGCTCTGACCTCCTTAGTAAAGAATTTCTTGGCTTTTTCGTCAGCTGGGAATACTTTGAGAGCTACGATTTTCTTGTCCTTTTTTCTCTTTACTTTGAAGACCTTAGCGAAGCCGCCCTCTCCTAGGAATTCAAGGGGTTCGTATTTTTTCAAAAGCTGAGGAGGAAAAGTTGGGATTTGAAGTTTCTTTCTACGTTTTTTAGATCGGATTGCAATCAATACAAGAAATAAGAAAAACAGAGTGCCTGCATAGGGAATGTAGGAGGATGAGATGTACAGTGCATTTGTTGTCAAATACGATGAGGTGGTTGATAAGGTGGAACTCAAAGGTAAAAGCTTTGCATTTATTGTGAGGTTTTCCTGGGGTCTTATCACTATGGTCTGAGAAAATACTTTATGCCCACTTGCTTTGACTTCGAGAGTATGGTTTCCTGGGGTGATTTTATGTCTCTTTAAGGGGGTTTCCCCAAGATATCTTCCATCGAGATAGACATTTGCGCCCACGATATTTGAATAAACATTTATAAAAGCATAAATTGGTGAGAGATTTGCGGTAATTTTCAACTCTTCTCCAGGATTTATCGTTATGTTTAGGAGAAATGGTGAATACCCTTCTTTGGTTACTTTGAGGGTGTGGGTTCCAGTTAATAGTTTATAATTTTCAACTGGAGTAGTCCCTATTTCTTTGTCGTCTATGT encodes:
- a CDS encoding RNA-guided endonuclease InsQ/TnpB family protein, whose protein sequence is MKRTVTVKLQPSKEQEKTLFELAHASAVIWNKLNYQRLKQFEEFGKIDFSTTEKEAYHELKNWIGGSTVQQLARKNAEAWRSFFSLNRKKKNGELPEWFKPKPPKFVREKNGRKLFVIPLRNDQYRIKGNVIELRRLGKFGKLEIQFKGRIHLKGKQGRLEITYDEVKGKWYAHISFTVEEKLEGNEWVCVPRQPKGSLSAGIDLGVNNLMAVYVENGQSFLVNGKPLKSIDFYWRRKIGNYQSKLNKSGAKTGRKLRKMHEKAKLQAKHYINTAVRQTVRRLYELGVSKIVVGYPKGIARNSDKGKKQNFILSHVWRFNYVIKRLKEVAEEYGIQVLVVDEAFTSKTCPLCGQRHESARFVRGLFKCHREGVVMNADLVGAFNILKKAVKTITPSLPILSGGRGNGGKTLPEGLKAHFLVGLNETPQTSLPLARG
- a CDS encoding GNAT family N-acetyltransferase is translated as MLVEELRTRLVELLGMDIKYSSVPTILLGQFGIQREYRGMGVGGEILAKVIKPYAVLYAAQIGGIGLSLHAKKEVAKKFYLDHKKNPLAAGFQIVSAGSTYELFYPFLTSYPP
- the asnS gene encoding asparagine--tRNA ligase, which produces MIDKIYCVDVQPDMEGKRVKLAGWVYRKREVGKKVFIVLRDSTGIVQAIFKKELSEGAYEMAKKAGIESSVIIEGTVKADPRAPTGVEIQADRIEIVQNVDFFPITKDASEEFLLDVRHLHLHSPKVAAIMKVKATMMQAAREWLLQDGWYEVFPPILVTGAVEGGATLFKLKYFDRTAYLSQSAQLYLEAAIFGLEKVWSLTPSFRAEKSRTRRHLTEFWHLELEAAWMDLQDIMKVEEELVSYMVQRTLELRRSEVETFRKDLTTLKNAVPPFPRVSYDEAIDILQSKGVEIEWGEDMGADEERILTQEFEAPFFVYGYPKGIKAFYMKEDPEDPRKVLAADMLAPEGYGEIIGGSQREDDYNKLVQRILEEGMKPEDYEWYLDLRKYGSVPHSGFGLGLERLVAWVLKLDHVRWATLFPRTPSRLYP
- a CDS encoding amidohydrolase family protein, with amino-acid sequence MFALIGTAVDVESVRRNAAVIVEDGFIQDVIPQERVGEYAVDEVYGGDGYIILPGLINAHTHVAMARFRGLGEDIPIERWLSDVIWPAELEWEPGDVRRWALLGMAEALANGSTTINDHYFFADEIAKAAQEVGIRAFIGQTVMDTIDFPIAAPEGGFRFFNDWVGKDELVTPTLAPHATNMVSLELMREIGEFARGRNALIHVHLSQSMGEVREVKRRYGLPPVEYLERAGVLGDNLIGVHGIYLSDSEVSLYAKSGATLVHCSLSMTKLEGRIAPIIELFERGTNIALGNDSPNPVGLMDMFTEMRFAAVLNKVWRRRTDVASAREVFRWATVGGAEALGLKAGLIKPGYLADLVLINARKAQFLPGENPHSHVVYSARGSDVELVMVNGEIVYRNGLFTKLGKRMEDLWAEFRPSGP
- a CDS encoding NfeD family protein, which translates into the protein MDLLPISLLILGLLVIALDMMVAVFITPIGVAMVVMGVLLGFGVNFNESFVAALISAVVTYILVERYIRRDVPDAGKGKYTFELKGKRGKVVEIGKEHYIVELEGDRWIALAEGDKKPGIGDTVEVVDVDGVKLMVRKV
- a CDS encoding SPFH domain-containing protein, with protein sequence MPFAGAALVIIGIFLLIMLLLSVKVIRPYQKGLVERLGKFNRILEPGIHFIIPFMERVKVVDMREHVVDVPPQEVICKDNVVVTVDAVVYYQILDPVKVIYNVSNFLMAIIKLAQTNLRAIIGEMELDETLSGRDIINAKLREELDKITDRWGVKITRVEIQRIDPPKDIQDAMAKQMTAEREKRAMILLAEGKKEAAIKEAEGQKQAAILKAEGEKQRQILVAEGQAEAIRKVLEALSQADEKYLTLQYIEKMPELAKYGNLIVPYDTEALIGLLRILQKVKETPLQSPPKGEDPKEKSASANLSEDELKKLKNLVE